The Pedobacter mucosus genome window below encodes:
- a CDS encoding SDR family NAD(P)-dependent oxidoreductase: MTDSEKTYMLLTGASKGIGKAIAISLAKRGFNLLLVARSENELEILSKNLKADFSVNVALLAIDLSVPSASEQVFNWINENGYRLNGLINNAGYGLWGKFSSLNLMDQMDMCRLNMDTVTELCYLLIPLLIKEKKAYILNVSSTAAYQAVPTLAIYSATKAYILSFTRALRFELKDSNISVSCLSPGPVDTGFAQRAGLDAFSKMAEKFNMKAEEVAEIAVKGLLNGKSEIIPGFTNIISVYANRILPKSFIEKMAAGIYKT; the protein is encoded by the coding sequence ATGACTGATTCGGAAAAAACATATATGTTGTTAACAGGTGCAAGCAAAGGAATAGGTAAAGCTATAGCCATTTCACTTGCTAAAAGAGGTTTTAACTTGTTACTTGTAGCCAGATCAGAAAATGAATTAGAGATTTTATCCAAAAACCTAAAAGCAGATTTTAGTGTAAATGTGGCTTTGCTTGCTATTGATTTGAGCGTTCCGAGCGCATCAGAGCAAGTTTTTAATTGGATAAACGAAAATGGGTATAGGCTAAATGGCTTAATCAATAATGCTGGTTATGGTTTGTGGGGGAAGTTTTCTTCTCTTAATTTAATGGATCAAATGGACATGTGCAGGTTAAATATGGATACCGTTACCGAACTTTGCTATCTGTTAATTCCGCTACTGATAAAGGAAAAAAAAGCTTATATCTTGAATGTATCTAGCACCGCAGCTTACCAGGCAGTACCTACACTGGCAATTTATTCGGCAACTAAAGCCTATATACTTTCTTTTACCAGAGCACTAAGATTCGAACTTAAAGATTCAAATATTTCTGTTTCTTGTTTAAGTCCGGGGCCAGTAGATACGGGTTTTGCACAACGTGCCGGCTTGGACGCCTTTAGTAAAATGGCTGAAAAATTTAATATGAAAGCAGAAGAAGTAGCTGAAATAGCGGTAAAAGGGCTTTTAAATGGTAAATCAGAAATTATACCAGGCTTCACAAACATCATAAGCGTATACGCAAATAGAATTTTACCAAAATCATTTATTGAAAAAATGGCTGCTGGGATCTACAAAACTTAA
- a CDS encoding HAMP domain-containing sensor histidine kinase: protein MKIKTKLRLGFGFLFLIVLSFGLIALFFLNELSDKSKVILKDNYKSLKYISAMRSVLDNNSPDLSRAAKDKFEFNLMQERTNITEPGEAKAVTELEASYKALINSIADEKRILAVRQLRSALQKVEEVNMKAIYHKNEMANAASGRANIYIAVAATVCFLILFTFIVNFPGFVANPLAEFSAAIRQIGNKNYKQRLHFNNNDEFTELAASFNSMVVKLNEWENSNLSKLKSEKLRIEAIIAQMQDAIIGLNEKGEVLFLNTLASKLINLDEEKTVGQNVAELVKKNELLKRIINPGDENKALKIYADEKESYFQLENREIIVPNFEVNREDTLIESSRSAGSVYVLKNITQFKELDEAKTNFIATVSHELKTPLSSIKMSLKLLSDARVGEMNPEQKELLQHIQEDSSRLLKITSELLDLSQAETGNLKLSFALTRPIDIVTYAIDAVSFQAEQKNIKLEINCNENLPNVNADVQKTAWVLVNFLSNALRYSSEKSKVVLDVILLLGSVQFSVRDFGKGIDEKYQKKLFDRYFQVPTDGQNKSGSGLGLAISKDFIEAEKGKIWVESAIGEGSKFSFILPEA from the coding sequence ATGAAAATAAAAACAAAACTCCGCCTTGGCTTCGGGTTCCTGTTCCTAATTGTGCTTTCCTTTGGTTTAATTGCACTCTTTTTTCTAAATGAACTTTCAGATAAATCAAAAGTTATCTTAAAAGACAATTATAAAAGCTTAAAATATATTTCTGCCATGCGTAGCGTGCTTGATAACAATTCGCCTGATTTATCTCGAGCAGCTAAAGATAAATTTGAGTTTAACTTAATGCAGGAAAGAACAAATATTACCGAACCTGGAGAGGCAAAAGCAGTTACGGAATTGGAAGCATCTTATAAAGCTCTGATAAACTCTATAGCTGATGAAAAAAGAATTTTGGCCGTTAGACAGCTTCGCTCAGCTCTGCAGAAGGTTGAAGAAGTGAATATGAAAGCCATTTATCATAAAAATGAAATGGCAAATGCAGCTTCCGGAAGGGCGAATATTTACATTGCTGTTGCTGCTACCGTCTGTTTTCTGATCCTGTTTACCTTTATAGTTAATTTTCCTGGCTTTGTAGCCAATCCACTTGCGGAGTTTAGTGCTGCTATCCGCCAGATTGGAAATAAAAACTATAAGCAGCGCCTACATTTTAATAATAATGATGAGTTTACTGAATTAGCAGCATCGTTTAACAGCATGGTGGTAAAACTTAATGAATGGGAAAATAGCAATTTATCAAAGTTGAAATCAGAAAAGCTTCGTATTGAGGCGATCATTGCACAAATGCAAGATGCCATTATTGGTCTGAATGAAAAGGGAGAAGTGCTATTTTTAAACACGCTCGCTTCAAAACTAATTAACCTGGATGAGGAAAAAACCGTCGGTCAGAATGTTGCTGAACTGGTTAAGAAAAATGAACTTTTAAAGCGCATTATTAATCCTGGGGATGAAAATAAGGCTTTAAAAATTTATGCTGATGAAAAAGAGTCTTACTTTCAACTGGAAAATAGAGAAATTATAGTACCAAATTTTGAGGTTAACCGTGAGGATACGCTTATCGAATCTTCCCGATCGGCAGGTAGTGTGTATGTTTTAAAAAATATTACCCAATTTAAAGAGCTTGATGAAGCAAAAACAAATTTTATAGCTACGGTTTCTCATGAACTTAAAACGCCATTAAGTTCTATAAAAATGAGCCTAAAACTTTTAAGTGATGCAAGAGTTGGGGAAATGAATCCTGAGCAGAAAGAACTTTTGCAGCATATCCAAGAGGATTCTAGCAGACTTTTAAAAATTACAAGTGAGCTTTTAGATCTTTCTCAAGCAGAAACTGGTAATTTAAAATTGAGCTTTGCGCTAACCAGACCAATTGATATTGTAACTTATGCTATAGATGCCGTAAGCTTTCAGGCTGAGCAGAAAAATATTAAGCTAGAAATTAACTGTAATGAAAATTTGCCGAACGTAAATGCTGATGTTCAAAAAACTGCTTGGGTGCTTGTTAACTTCCTTTCTAATGCACTAAGGTATAGTTCCGAAAAATCTAAGGTTGTATTGGATGTTATTTTGCTATTAGGATCAGTCCAGTTTTCGGTTCGCGATTTTGGAAAAGGGATTGATGAAAAATATCAAAAAAAGCTTTTCGATCGGTATTTTCAAGTTCCTACTGATGGGCAAAACAAATCGGGCTCTGGCTTAGGACTCGCCATCTCAAAAGATTTTATAGAAGCAGAGAAAGGTAAAATATGGGTAGAAAGTGCAATTGGCGAAGGAAGTAAGTTTAGTTTCATCCTTCCAGAAGCGTAA
- a CDS encoding sensor protein KdpD, with protein sequence MEEEHKEESVRHFLDLVKKSRRGKLKIYIGMSAGVGKTYRMLQEAHALLRNGVDICIGYVETHNRVETHALLAGLPMVERRKIFYRGKEMEEMDLQGIINRHPEIVIVDELAHTNAEGSKNSKRWQDVSDLLEAGISVVSAVNIQHLESINEEIEQITGVAVTERIPDKILEIADEIVNIDLTADELVSRLKEGKIYEKSKIERALANFFQSDKILQLRELALKEVVHQVERKIQTEIPKSIKLRPEKFLACISSNAETAGVVIRKTARLASYYRSPWIVLYVQSEPESLERIKLDKQRHLINHFKLATELGAEVIKVKSNQITQAIMDLATEKEVTTICVGKPHLNIFQVILRTAVFNGLLKNLAMKDIDLVILS encoded by the coding sequence ATGGAAGAAGAACACAAAGAAGAATCGGTAAGGCATTTTCTGGATCTGGTAAAAAAATCCAGGAGAGGAAAGCTGAAGATTTATATCGGCATGAGCGCCGGTGTGGGCAAAACTTACCGGATGCTTCAGGAGGCTCATGCACTTCTTCGGAATGGCGTCGATATTTGCATTGGTTATGTGGAAACGCATAACAGGGTAGAAACGCATGCCTTGTTAGCAGGTTTGCCGATGGTTGAAAGACGCAAGATATTTTATAGGGGCAAGGAAATGGAGGAAATGGATCTTCAGGGAATCATTAATCGCCACCCGGAAATCGTAATTGTAGATGAACTTGCGCATACCAATGCTGAAGGAAGCAAAAATTCGAAGCGCTGGCAGGATGTTTCTGATTTGCTTGAGGCTGGTATAAGCGTTGTTTCTGCCGTTAACATTCAGCACCTGGAAAGCATAAATGAAGAAATTGAACAGATTACGGGTGTAGCTGTAACCGAACGTATTCCGGATAAGATTCTTGAGATTGCTGATGAAATTGTAAATATTGACCTTACTGCCGATGAATTGGTAAGCAGGCTCAAAGAAGGAAAGATTTATGAAAAAAGTAAAATTGAAAGGGCGTTAGCAAATTTTTTTCAGTCGGATAAAATTCTTCAGCTTCGCGAGTTAGCGCTTAAGGAGGTTGTTCACCAGGTGGAGCGAAAAATACAGACCGAGATTCCAAAATCGATAAAGTTAAGACCTGAAAAGTTTCTAGCCTGCATCTCTTCGAATGCGGAAACAGCGGGCGTGGTAATTAGGAAAACCGCCCGACTCGCTTCCTATTACCGTTCGCCTTGGATAGTGCTTTACGTACAAAGCGAACCCGAAAGTTTGGAGCGGATTAAGCTCGATAAACAGCGCCATTTGATTAATCATTTTAAGTTGGCAACCGAGCTTGGTGCAGAAGTAATTAAAGTAAAAAGCAACCAAATTACACAGGCAATAATGGATTTGGCAACCGAAAAAGAGGTTACGACCATTTGTGTTGGAAAACCTCACTTAAATATTTTTCAGGTTATCCTTCGAACGGCAGTTTTTAATGGACTTTTAAAAAACCTTGCGATGAAAGATATTGACCTGGTCATTCTTTCTTAA
- a CDS encoding porin has product MKKLLSLAAALTTGFFAIAQEEPKIKVTGYVEAYYGYDFNKPSEHNRPGFIYSHNRANEVNLNLGFIKAAYDSGNIRANLAVMAGTYANANLVAEPGVLKNIFEANAGVKLSKSENLWIDAGIFSSHIGFESAVSKDCWVLTRNISSENTPYYESGAKITYGTTDGKLTVAAFYLNGWQRITRQNGNNKPAGGLQLTWKPTPKITVNYSNYLGTEGADTVRVNRFYHNIYGIFQLTDKFGVTVGFDYGTQQKEKGSDDNNEVISPVAILQYKFAPKWAVAGRFEYYEDKNGIFITTGTPNGFKTKGYSLNLDYTPISNAVIRLEGKAYDSKDKIFLRDVSSVNANATITASIAISF; this is encoded by the coding sequence ATGAAAAAATTATTATCACTAGCCGCTGCCCTTACCACAGGATTTTTTGCCATTGCGCAGGAAGAACCAAAGATCAAAGTAACAGGATATGTAGAAGCTTATTATGGATATGACTTTAATAAACCTTCAGAACACAATCGTCCGGGATTTATATATTCTCACAACCGTGCAAACGAAGTTAACCTGAACCTAGGCTTTATCAAGGCTGCTTACGACAGTGGAAATATACGGGCAAATTTGGCCGTTATGGCTGGTACTTATGCCAATGCGAATTTAGTTGCAGAGCCAGGAGTATTAAAAAATATTTTTGAGGCCAATGCAGGTGTCAAGCTTTCTAAATCTGAAAACTTATGGATTGATGCCGGAATATTTTCTTCCCATATTGGTTTTGAAAGTGCAGTTTCTAAAGATTGTTGGGTATTGACCAGAAATATATCTTCTGAGAATACACCATATTATGAATCGGGCGCTAAAATAACTTATGGAACCACAGACGGAAAACTTACAGTAGCAGCGTTTTACCTGAACGGTTGGCAACGGATTACTCGTCAGAATGGTAATAATAAACCTGCCGGAGGTTTACAATTAACCTGGAAGCCAACGCCTAAAATTACCGTAAACTATAGCAACTATTTGGGAACTGAAGGAGCCGATACGGTTCGTGTTAACCGTTTTTACCACAACATTTATGGCATATTTCAGCTTACCGATAAATTCGGAGTAACGGTTGGTTTTGATTATGGTACACAACAAAAAGAAAAAGGTAGCGATGATAATAACGAGGTAATTTCTCCAGTCGCGATTTTGCAATATAAATTTGCGCCTAAATGGGCAGTTGCCGGAAGATTTGAATATTATGAAGATAAAAACGGAATCTTTATCACAACAGGAACGCCCAATGGTTTCAAAACAAAAGGTTATTCGCTAAACCTGGATTATACTCCAATTTCCAATGCGGTTATCCGATTAGAAGGAAAGGCTTATGACAGTAAAGACAAAATTTTTCTAAGGGATGTTTCCTCTGTAAATGCCAATGCCACAATCACCGCCAGTATTGCAATATCCTTTTAG